In the genome of Streptomyces sp. V2I9, one region contains:
- a CDS encoding ATP-binding protein, protein MISEPSRHCTVALQAMPSRIGQVRRIISAQLRYWHLDPLIDQAALGVTELLTNVHRHAQPDKSCTVDIELLLDRLTVSVHDHDPRLPTVNEADSFATSGRGLALIAAVSESWGVRPVGTAGKAVWFTLSATTGASTLPPLAVYGSMTDGPFGSVPIAPDDLSSLPARSAVVG, encoded by the coding sequence GTGATCAGCGAGCCAAGCAGGCACTGCACGGTGGCGCTCCAGGCCATGCCGTCGCGGATCGGTCAGGTCCGCAGGATCATCTCGGCGCAACTGCGCTACTGGCATCTCGATCCTCTGATCGACCAGGCGGCCCTGGGCGTCACCGAGCTTCTCACCAATGTCCACCGGCACGCACAGCCGGACAAGTCATGCACCGTCGACATCGAGCTGCTGCTCGACCGGCTGACGGTCTCCGTCCACGACCACGATCCGCGACTGCCCACGGTGAACGAGGCGGATTCGTTCGCCACGTCGGGCCGGGGTCTGGCTCTGATCGCCGCCGTCAGCGAGAGCTGGGGCGTGCGGCCGGTCGGTACGGCGGGGAAGGCCGTCTGGTTCACCCTGTCGGCGACCACCGGCGCCTCGACGCTGCCGCCGCTCGCGGTCTACGGGTCGATGACCGACGGGCCGTTCGGGTCCGTCCCCATCGCTCCCGACGACCTCTCGTCCCTGCCCGCCCGGTCGGCCGTCGTCGGCTGA